A window of the Tunturibacter empetritectus genome harbors these coding sequences:
- a CDS encoding sugar porter family MFS transporter has translation MSIVPAYFPRPATRSRWTPLLLLSTLIAALGGLLFGLDTAVISGTTASLITAFHLTPITLGFTVSSALLGTIIGTLLAGFGAEHSGRSSCLRISALLFIVSAIGCALSFSWPVLIVFRIAGGLGIGAASVLAPMYIAEIAPADLRGRLVAMFQINIVIGILLAYFSNYLVGLRGLGATEWRWELGVTAIPAAAFLLALIAIPESPRWLVKRNRRDEALAILQRIGEADPAAQIARMDALLAEEGRRGYRARLFTSSHTRAIFLALTMGTFNQLTGINSVLYFLNDIFSASGLSSVSGSLRGVAIGATNLVFTVLAMFFIDRVGRRFLLMMGSVAMAGVLVLIGYCFQFGTHASWLLWLLIAYCGSFSFSEGAVTWVYISELFPLDVREKGQALGSNAHWITNAIISAAFPVVLSISRSLPFYFFAAMMMLQLFIVFFAFPETKGRSLESDAAAIAQS, from the coding sequence GTGTCAATTGTCCCTGCTTACTTCCCTCGACCGGCTACGCGATCGCGGTGGACCCCTTTGCTGCTTCTCTCCACGCTGATCGCCGCTCTCGGGGGCCTGCTCTTCGGTCTCGATACAGCGGTCATCTCCGGCACGACGGCTTCGCTCATCACTGCATTTCATCTAACGCCGATCACGTTGGGATTCACGGTTTCAAGCGCCCTTCTCGGCACGATCATCGGCACACTTCTGGCAGGCTTCGGCGCCGAACACTCCGGCAGGTCGTCTTGTTTGCGAATTTCGGCGCTCCTTTTCATTGTATCGGCCATCGGTTGCGCGTTGAGCTTCAGCTGGCCAGTGCTGATTGTCTTCCGCATTGCAGGCGGCCTTGGCATCGGCGCCGCCAGTGTGCTGGCTCCAATGTACATTGCGGAGATCGCCCCAGCCGACCTCCGCGGACGGCTTGTCGCGATGTTTCAGATCAACATTGTCATCGGAATTCTGCTGGCTTACTTTTCGAATTATCTCGTTGGACTGCGTGGGCTGGGTGCGACGGAGTGGCGATGGGAGCTTGGCGTGACTGCAATTCCGGCGGCTGCTTTTCTACTCGCACTTATCGCCATCCCAGAAAGTCCGCGCTGGCTTGTGAAACGTAATCGTCGTGATGAGGCTCTGGCAATTCTCCAACGCATCGGCGAGGCCGATCCGGCGGCGCAAATCGCCCGGATGGATGCGCTCTTGGCGGAGGAGGGCCGTCGGGGCTACCGTGCTCGCCTATTTACAAGTTCTCATACGCGAGCCATCTTCCTTGCTCTGACGATGGGAACTTTCAACCAATTGACCGGGATCAACTCTGTTCTCTATTTTCTGAACGATATTTTTTCGGCGTCGGGCCTTAGCTCGGTCTCGGGCTCGTTGCGCGGCGTTGCGATCGGAGCCACCAACCTTGTATTTACCGTGCTCGCCATGTTTTTCATTGACAGAGTTGGCCGACGCTTTCTCCTGATGATGGGCTCGGTTGCGATGGCAGGGGTGCTCGTACTCATCGGGTACTGTTTCCAATTCGGTACTCACGCGAGTTGGCTGCTCTGGCTGCTGATCGCCTACTGCGGGTCGTTTTCATTCTCTGAGGGTGCCGTGACGTGGGTCTATATCTCCGAGCTCTTTCCGCTGGACGTACGTGAGAAAGGGCAGGCGTTGGGTAGCAATGCGCATTGGATTACCAACGCCATCATCTCGGCGGCGTTCCCGGTTGTACTCAGCATCTCTCGCTCGCTACCGTTCTACTTCTTCGCCGCCATGATGATGCTGCAGCTTTTCATCGTGTTTTTTGCCTTTCCGGAGACCAAAGGACGGTCGCTCGAGTCCGATGCGGCTGCCATTGCTCAGAGCTGA
- a CDS encoding DUF6351 family protein, producing MAKTCCFAVASLFLSSTALFPAFAFGDPVVEISVLSSRPDMVSGGDALVQITGPKDAKEITVWDDNRNVTSVFHLNSRTQTLIGLVKGLSAGENHLNVKSGHNVIAHLTIVNHAIAGPVFSGLHQAPFVCETEKSGLGAPIDSDCSVKTKVMYLYKSTDPPVAGQEGRPAADAIPPGFKVYDSTAPRPSDLAEATTTEGKKVPYVVRWERGTINRAIYDISFLHEPGTPLPDPWTKTAGWNGRLVFHFAGGCGGGYHQGRTFDGVNPLFVSFGYADVVTSLNVLQNNCNDVISAETAEMVKEHFIKSYGVPVHTIGFGGSGGSIQQHLIAQDYPGVLDGIIPIASFPDAATILPGVVDCSLLAHFFDHSSHAWSDEKKTAVSGFATWGSCTNPNDSWIQQGFSPKLVGAAACNEALPADLVYDPVKHPKGARCDYYDNALNVFGTDPATHLARRALDNVGVQYGLAALNKGTISADEFFELNAGIGGFNADGNVVSQRTTADPGALHLAYSTGRVDTGHGGLGSIPIIDVRQYTDTQPDIHDEYRSFATRARLIAANGSAENQVIMTIPLALRPTANPSASFAGVGVTLVPKMDQWLDALSKDTSQRNLIDKIAAARPADITDACWSDEGEKIVEKRTYEGDGRCNRLYPPHGDPRIAAGEPLREDILKCTLKPIDPKDYVRPFTHGEMARLESIFPLGVCDYSVPGVGQSPLKGVWQKY from the coding sequence TTGGCGAAGACTTGCTGCTTTGCCGTGGCGTCGCTTTTCCTGAGCTCGACCGCGTTGTTCCCAGCTTTTGCCTTCGGTGATCCTGTGGTCGAAATCAGTGTTCTATCATCACGGCCTGACATGGTGAGCGGCGGAGATGCGCTGGTTCAAATCACGGGTCCGAAAGATGCCAAAGAAATAACCGTGTGGGACGACAATCGAAACGTCACAAGCGTCTTTCATTTGAACTCCCGTACCCAGACATTGATCGGTCTAGTCAAGGGGCTATCGGCGGGAGAGAACCATCTTAACGTGAAGTCAGGCCACAACGTCATAGCTCACCTCACGATCGTGAATCACGCTATCGCGGGCCCTGTTTTCTCCGGCCTTCATCAAGCCCCCTTCGTTTGTGAGACGGAGAAATCCGGCTTGGGCGCGCCGATTGATTCCGATTGCAGCGTGAAGACCAAAGTGATGTATCTGTACAAATCGACCGACCCTCCTGTCGCGGGACAGGAGGGTCGGCCTGCAGCGGACGCAATTCCTCCGGGATTCAAGGTTTACGATTCAACAGCACCTCGGCCGAGTGACTTGGCTGAGGCCACCACAACAGAAGGTAAGAAGGTCCCGTATGTCGTGCGCTGGGAAAGAGGCACGATCAACCGGGCGATTTATGACATATCGTTCCTGCATGAACCAGGGACGCCCCTGCCCGATCCATGGACAAAAACGGCCGGGTGGAATGGGCGGTTGGTTTTTCACTTTGCCGGCGGATGTGGTGGCGGTTACCACCAAGGCCGCACTTTCGACGGTGTGAATCCGTTGTTTGTTTCGTTTGGTTACGCTGACGTCGTCACCTCGCTCAACGTGTTACAGAACAACTGCAATGATGTGATCTCTGCCGAGACTGCGGAGATGGTGAAAGAACACTTCATCAAGAGTTATGGTGTGCCCGTGCACACTATCGGATTTGGCGGATCCGGCGGATCCATTCAGCAGCATTTGATCGCCCAGGACTATCCCGGCGTGCTAGACGGCATTATTCCCATAGCAAGCTTTCCCGATGCCGCAACGATTTTGCCCGGTGTTGTGGATTGCAGCCTATTAGCGCACTTCTTTGATCACTCGTCGCATGCATGGTCCGATGAGAAGAAGACGGCTGTATCAGGATTTGCTACGTGGGGAAGTTGTACGAATCCGAATGACTCGTGGATCCAGCAGGGATTTTCACCCAAGCTTGTTGGGGCTGCGGCATGCAACGAAGCACTGCCGGCAGATCTGGTCTATGACCCAGTGAAGCATCCGAAGGGCGCTCGTTGCGATTACTACGACAATGCACTCAACGTGTTCGGCACTGACCCGGCCACGCATCTCGCTCGGCGAGCGCTCGATAACGTTGGTGTCCAATACGGTTTGGCAGCCCTCAACAAGGGGACCATCAGTGCGGACGAATTCTTTGAATTGAACGCGGGCATCGGTGGTTTCAATGCTGACGGAAATGTGGTGAGTCAGCGAACGACCGCAGATCCAGGGGCATTGCATCTCGCATACTCAACGGGACGGGTTGATACCGGCCACGGAGGTCTGGGCTCTATTCCGATTATTGATGTACGCCAATACACCGATACTCAACCGGATATCCACGATGAATACAGATCGTTTGCTACTCGGGCGCGTTTGATCGCGGCGAATGGCAGCGCCGAAAACCAAGTCATTATGACTATCCCGCTCGCATTGAGACCCACTGCAAATCCATCTGCTTCCTTTGCTGGAGTGGGAGTGACGCTTGTTCCCAAGATGGATCAGTGGCTCGACGCTCTTTCGAAAGATACATCGCAACGAAATCTGATCGATAAGATCGCCGCCGCCAGGCCAGCAGATATTACGGATGCCTGTTGGTCTGATGAAGGGGAAAAAATTGTCGAGAAGAGAACATACGAAGGGGATGGACGCTGCAATCGCCTGTATCCACCTCATGGAGATCCGAGAATCGCCGCAGGCGAACCGCTGCGGGAAGACATCCTGAAGTGCACCCTGAAGCCGATTGACCCCAAAGACTACGTGCGGCCATTCACTCACGGTGAGATGGCTCGCCTGGAATCGATCTTTCCATTGGGAGTATGCGATTACAGCGTACCGGGTGTTGGACAGAGTCCGCTAAAAGGGGTGTGGCAAAAATACTGA
- a CDS encoding alpha/beta hydrolase, which translates to MAPEFHGPFDPVELSDPELEHDGLRHLTFHSPALRGRGDVSLFIPRGSTFPAELPLVLLLHGVYGSHWAWFLKGAAHRTAQDLIDRGEIRPMLLAAPSDGLSGDGSGYWPMPGRDAEAWIAHDVPACIREKFSSHGPTFLCGLSMGGYGALRIGFKYSDRFRGISTHSSITHAEQMHNLVRDRDLNLSAMPVYEHDILHWARKHRDQLPAVRFDCGTDDSLFNASAILHRELDNLSIPHTYETFPGGHEWSYWRQHIESTLRFFHSLLSK; encoded by the coding sequence ATGGCGCCTGAATTCCACGGCCCCTTCGATCCAGTCGAGCTATCCGATCCGGAGCTTGAGCATGACGGCTTGCGTCACCTTACTTTCCATTCGCCAGCTCTCCGCGGCCGCGGTGACGTCAGCCTCTTCATCCCGCGAGGCTCTACGTTCCCAGCCGAGCTTCCCCTTGTGCTCTTGCTCCACGGCGTCTACGGCAGTCATTGGGCCTGGTTCCTGAAAGGCGCCGCGCACCGCACGGCACAAGATCTCATCGACCGCGGTGAAATTCGCCCTATGCTCCTGGCCGCACCGTCCGACGGGCTCAGCGGGGATGGCTCAGGTTACTGGCCTATGCCCGGCCGCGACGCTGAAGCATGGATAGCGCACGACGTTCCAGCTTGCATCCGCGAAAAGTTCTCCTCGCACGGGCCGACTTTTCTCTGTGGCCTCTCGATGGGTGGCTACGGCGCTCTTCGTATTGGCTTCAAATATTCCGACCGCTTTCGGGGCATCTCCACGCACTCGTCTATCACGCATGCCGAGCAGATGCACAACCTTGTCCGCGACCGCGACCTCAACTTGTCCGCCATGCCCGTGTATGAACACGACATTCTTCACTGGGCGCGCAAGCATCGTGATCAGCTTCCGGCTGTTCGCTTTGACTGCGGAACGGACGACTCGCTGTTCAACGCCAGCGCTATACTTCACCGCGAGTTAGACAACCTTAGCATCCCGCACACCTACGAGACCTTTCCAGGTGGACACGAATGGTCCTACTGGCGACAACACATTGAAAGCACATTGCGCTTCTTTCACTCACTCCTCAGCAAATGA
- a CDS encoding right-handed parallel beta-helix repeat-containing protein, with product MPIINGASLSGGGAVYLLAQSYWTIENLEVVSDSGVNNFGTLTTPGVNRSGIFVDNESGVIISGITIQHNYVHDVNGCFNCNGYDAHMNGGIVVVADGGNPLALLWFGFSSYNGVYIGYNKVANVGRTGITFYDYSTGYLLNLDAAHLSTGVTVEQNTVNNIDSDGIIVAGALGGMIDHNVVANAGQKTIVGSTEPASAGLWPTRSENTIVQYNEVYGTLTHYTDGEGYDVDAASVNTIVQYNYSHDNQGGFIVMEDASSSNLIVRYNLSVNDSYGGVKGVFTFSDSGVIPNTSIYNNTVYIASGLPSQPIYCDSCGTSPSGQYSFQNNIIANFGSGGYLVPTPTGGGVISNNLFYGNHPATEPADLSKITSDPQFVSALSTAPVGIGSVTGYQVESASPAVGSGALITSNGGQDYFARPVSATANPTRGFFEEQTF from the coding sequence ATGCCGATCATTAACGGAGCCTCTCTCAGTGGTGGCGGGGCCGTTTACCTTCTTGCCCAGTCCTACTGGACGATCGAAAATCTGGAGGTCGTGAGCGACTCTGGAGTGAATAACTTCGGGACGCTGACTACACCGGGAGTCAATCGGAGCGGCATCTTCGTAGACAACGAGAGCGGGGTCATCATAAGCGGGATTACGATCCAGCACAACTATGTCCACGATGTGAATGGCTGCTTCAACTGTAACGGATATGACGCACATATGAATGGCGGTATTGTTGTCGTCGCTGACGGAGGTAATCCCCTCGCCCTTTTGTGGTTCGGATTCAGCAGCTATAACGGTGTTTACATCGGATACAACAAAGTTGCGAACGTAGGTCGCACAGGCATCACATTTTATGATTATTCGACCGGGTACCTGCTGAACCTTGACGCTGCGCATCTCAGTACAGGAGTAACGGTAGAGCAGAACACTGTGAACAACATCGACAGTGACGGCATTATAGTCGCCGGCGCGCTGGGAGGAATGATCGATCACAACGTTGTAGCGAATGCGGGGCAGAAGACCATCGTAGGTTCGACGGAACCAGCCTCGGCCGGACTCTGGCCTACGCGCTCGGAGAATACCATCGTGCAGTATAACGAGGTGTACGGCACTCTAACGCATTACACCGATGGGGAAGGGTATGACGTTGATGCCGCATCCGTCAACACCATCGTCCAATACAACTATAGTCACGATAATCAGGGTGGCTTCATTGTGATGGAAGACGCCAGCAGTTCAAACCTGATCGTGCGCTATAACCTGAGCGTCAACGACTCATATGGCGGTGTGAAGGGCGTCTTTACTTTCTCTGACAGTGGGGTGATACCCAATACCTCGATCTACAACAACACCGTATATATCGCCTCGGGATTGCCATCTCAACCAATTTACTGTGATAGCTGCGGCACCAGCCCAAGTGGACAATACAGCTTTCAGAACAATATCATTGCCAATTTCGGCTCTGGAGGCTACTTGGTACCCACACCGACGGGAGGAGGCGTGATCTCGAACAATTTATTTTATGGGAATCACCCCGCCACCGAGCCGGCCGACCTATCCAAGATCACAAGCGACCCACAGTTTGTGAGTGCATTGTCTACGGCGCCCGTTGGTATCGGATCGGTTACCGGGTATCAGGTGGAGAGCGCTTCGCCGGCTGTTGGCAGTGGTGCACTCATCACAAGCAATGGCGGGCAAGACTACTTCGCCCGACCGGTATCTGCTACAGCAAACCCGACTCGTGGTTTCTTTGAAGAGCAGACCTTCTAG
- a CDS encoding D-lyxose/D-mannose family sugar isomerase, which produces MKRDEVLAAQSRAAQVLNEAGIVLTASEAANIEVADLGLNHLEVEGLELVTYINTSRYCAKELVLFARQTFPEHRHPPFGDNPGKDETFRCLQGLVWLYVEGVAAETIQSQVPKESAPYYTVFHEVELRPGEQYTIPHNTLHWFQGGPEGAVVSEFSSASRDEFDIFTDPRIQRVAQIGD; this is translated from the coding sequence ATGAAAAGAGATGAAGTGTTGGCTGCTCAGTCACGAGCTGCTCAGGTTCTAAACGAGGCCGGAATTGTGTTGACTGCTTCGGAGGCAGCAAACATTGAAGTGGCTGATTTGGGATTGAACCATTTAGAAGTCGAAGGTCTCGAACTTGTGACTTATATCAACACGTCTCGCTATTGTGCGAAAGAGTTGGTGCTCTTTGCGAGGCAGACTTTTCCTGAGCATCGGCATCCTCCGTTTGGAGACAATCCCGGCAAAGATGAAACCTTTCGGTGCCTCCAAGGGTTGGTCTGGCTTTATGTCGAGGGGGTTGCGGCCGAAACGATTCAGTCTCAGGTTCCGAAAGAGAGTGCTCCGTACTATACCGTGTTTCACGAGGTTGAGCTTCGACCTGGTGAACAATATACGATCCCACACAATACGCTGCATTGGTTTCAGGGTGGTCCTGAGGGTGCAGTCGTGTCTGAATTCTCTAGCGCCAGCCGTGACGAGTTCGACATCTTCACGGATCCTCGTATTCAACGCGTTGCACAGATAGGCGATTAA